The window TGCCTGGGCCAAACACGACTCAGATAATTTCTAAAAAAGCtgcaaaacccaaacacactgATGTGATGCCAAACCAAAGCTTTCAACTCCACCGCTACCCCTcactccctccccttccccaggtcTCAATATCCATATAAGAATAATGTCATATGAAAATTAATATCAAAATAGCTCATTTTGAGATGTTTTGCACATTTTTTGGTCTTTCTCTGCATCTGAGATGCCATCTGAAGTTTATCAGTGTGGCTTCTGTTGGAACAAAACTCTGGCAAATAAGCTAAGAGGgtcaaaaaaaatctgttgagagAGAGGTGAAGCCTCTctgaaaaatgagagagaaaaggggagctGGAGAGCAGCATCTGTGGGAGTAGGTGAGGATGCCCTCCCCTGCACATACAGCCCTGAGGACACCCCCAAAATCATCCCTTCATCCCTCTCCCTGACACTGAACCTCCTCCCTAGATGGGTGCTTTACAGGGCAAACTCTACCTGTATAACTAGGCTTGATGAAAAAAGAGCTGGGGAACGCAAAAAGGCCTCTGAGGGAATGTGGGAGCATCCTGATAAAGATGCTCCTGTTTCTTGCTCGTGTGATCCCCTGGTCTGTGACGATCTTATTAAGACCACAAAGAAAATCTGTACttagcacagaagaaaaatgatgaaaagaaaataataactaTGTATTCCTGTCTCTTTTTTCCTAGTTTTCTGTACATATCTACCTTTATCTCAGACTCCAAAGCACATTTTAGCCCAAGCCAACCACAAAACAGAAATCCTCTGTGAGCTGAAGGAGGAGTATGCAGGGGTGTACTGGTACCGCTGGAGCCATGTAAGGCAAAATTTCGAGTTCTTGATATTTTCCAACCTATTGGGCAAAGTCACGTACGGCACAAACATCAGCCAGGACAAGTTTAGTGTCCGTGGGGCGAGTTTCCGCACCTCCTACAGCCTGCACATCAACCACCTCCATGCCTCGGACAACGGCACCTATTACTGCTCCatctcccagtcctcccagctcctcctggaCAGTGGGACATGGCTCGGTGTGGGTAAGCATCACTCCTGGGGCTCCAAAATGTGTCACCAGcagactgtgatgaggtccccTGGGTAAGGGTTATGCATGTTTACAGACCCTTCCCAATTTTGACGTGCAAAGTTAGGGCTCTGGGGTTTTTCTGAAGAGACCTATGAGACCAGCTAAGGCAGAAAATAGGGAAAATAACTAAATTTTAGGTCAACTGCATGTGACAGTCTTTTTGCCACCAGCAATTGCTCTGCTGTGGTCATGCCTTAAGCGCTGTGTTGTTCCCAGCATCTTAGGATTTCCACGGGAAGGTGCTCAGCCCCTGATACTGCCATGCCCTGCGCTTGTCTCATCCCCTGCAGAACTTTGGATGAGAGGCTGGATGGGTGCTCCGCTCAGCTCCCGGGCCCTCCTGCACCCCGGTTCTTCCTTACTCTttctccaagtgacaggagctgcaTCAAGGCCAGAGAACATCTTCCCTCACATTGCTGGAGTGGATCTGACTGCAGGTTTTAAGCCCATCATTCACAAAAAGGATTGAAATGGTATTTATTCCTCAAAGCTCACAGCCAGAAATGAGAGCTATctgtgggcagcactgggggAGTGTTGCTTTACAGACCCTGGGTCATACAGCGGCTCTTTTCAGCCCATTTTCCCCTTGACCACCAAGCAGGAGGTGGTGTACTAAAACTAATGTGTTTGAAGCAGGATTCAGCCCTTTCTTTGCAGAATTTTAGGGAAACGAATAACTTATTTAACCAAGACGCAGCTACAGCTGCTGGCTCAAAAGCATCCCCAGTGTTccagccccttttttttttttttttccaaatatgcCCTGCACCTTGAGCTGGCTGAGAAATCCCTTTTGGATTCTTGCCGGCTCAAAGAAAAGCTGGTTTAAGATAAAAGAGAACTGTTTTTTATCAACTGAGCACACATCTAtgtgcaaagcaaagcaagaaaaatgggGTTGAAATTTAGCACGATCAAGAACATTCCCATTTAAAACTAAACACCAGTAGGTTCTCTGGGAAGACTCAGGCCTTgatggatattttctttttttcctttagtacACATACATGATAAAACAAATTGTCTTTAAGTTCCTTTTCTTTAAGTCTATTATAATGTAAAGGAGAAGCTGTCCACATAAATCCCAGGCACCTGATGTCTCATCTTTGAATGTAAAAGTATGGTGGTTTCTGAAGGTATTTCAGTCACAGAacgaagcagaaaaaaatagtgaaTCACCCAAAATTTTGAATTAGTGGAGTTTGAGCAGTCAGATGTACAGCCATTTAATGACATTACTGGGATATTTTCCTGACCAGTTTTACAGAGATGAATATACTCCGTTGTAATTCAGATACACCATAAGAAATCCTGccctcatcagaaaaaaaaaaaaaaaaaatccaattctgAGCAAAGATTAGAGCAATCTGAATACGGAAAAGAACCAGGGGTCCCTTAAAACCTCCCAGTGCTACTGAAATCTCCTGCTAGCTGTGATTTTGTGCAATGCTGATGAGACAGTGCCTGGCAGTAAATGTAGCTCATGgaactttcctttttctctgccttAGCCTTCTGCCCTTGTTTGCCTGTTACGTTGTTTTACCAACTCTTTTACAGTCTCTTGGTAATTTCTGTGGCCACTGAGAGATTCAGGCCAAGCTCCTGGCCCCTATAGATAACCCAGGCTTTTGTGGGGGTTGCTGGAtggggctatttttaaaaaacagaatttccagCTCTTCTTGCCTGCTGTTTGAGATCTCCACTTCACTTGGTGCCAGACTGACTATCCTCTTCTCCTCCTTATCCACCAGTTGACGTTTTGCCTCTGAAGACCACTCAAGCACCACTCTCCAAAAAGCCCATGCGGTGCATAACCAAAAGCAAAGCTGCTGACAAGAAAGGTACGGCACCGGGTCAGCTCAGGCTGCCTTGAAAAAGGGGTTTGCTGGGCTCCTGGGGTTCCCCAGGGTTCAGCTGGATTTTGTCCTGGGGTGGGGGCAACTACAATGTGACCCTGCAGCAGTGGGCatccaggctggatggggctgaCCTCTGCCTTCAGGAGTGGTTGCCTGGGCTATACAAGGGTTTAGGGGCCAGGATGTATTTCAGTTTAGGGTATCATGATCATAGCTAAGTTCCCTGCAACGCCTTCGGGTGTATTGCATCTCCAAGGGATACCCCAGGGTGATGGTCATGTCCTCTACCCCTCCTCTGAGGACCTGCCTTGCTGTTCTCCCTTTCCCACCCCACGCTCCATCCCCCAAAGCTGCCAGAGCAGGATGATGCTGGGTGCTGAGTTGGAGGGCAGCTCCACACCATGTCCCCTCCTGCTCTCCAGGTGCCTGCAGCCCCCTGGTCTGGGTCCCGCTGGCTATTGGTGTCCTGGTCCTCCTGCTGAGCCTGGTCCCCACTGCCCACCGCCTCCACCGTAAGTATCCTGCCAGCCCGGGGGGATGAGGAGGGGTGTCAGGGCCTGGGACAGCCCAGGAGTGGGATGGGAAGCTGGGAGAGTGTCCTGGGGCTGACAGACACCATCTCTCCCCAGGTCTGCGGCGGAGGCTGTGGCTTCGCATCCACAGGCAGTAAATCCCACCATCACCCCCCTCCTCGGGCAGGCAGGGAGAAGCTACGGACCATCCCCTGCACGGTGCTGAGCCCGGCCTGGACATGACCCAGGAAGGATGTACCAGGGACAAACACTGGCTTGTACTGCAACagacttttctttcctctgacgGAACACAactcaaacatttttctttgacgGAACAGCTGGCAGAAGGACCAGGCTGGATTCTGCAGTGTCCTGAGCATTTCTCAACGGGTGCTGAGCAGGGCGGATGCTATGGCTGGCTCTGCACTGGGGGCAGTGGGGCTGCTGTGCTGAAGGGATTCAGATGGGCTGGAAAGATGCTGTGAGCTCCTTGGATTTCCTCTGTGTTCACCTGTAGAACAGCACAAAGGTGCTTTTGGTTTGCTCTTGCTAACACTCGTTGATAGGACTTCGCTAACAAACACTTTGAGAGCAACGGGCAGACAGCAGAGGCAGGTCACAGCACAGCTTGTAAAGGTCCTGTACAGGCATGTTCGTTAGAAATAGTGAATATATCACTCCTTTTGCTCTGCAGGCTGATCTCCTGTGGGTGCTGCACTCAGTGCGGGACAGGGCTGTGGGGTGAGCGAGGAACCATGGCCTCTGTCTGAGCAAGAGTTAAAGCAGAAGGACAGCtccggggggagcagggctgggagggcaTCTTCTCCCACAGGAGACTGCAAAGAGCCGAGAGTGGGAGAGGAAAGCCAGACAGAGCGATACAgccaaggccaaatacctggcaCAGCTTGAAGGCCAAGAGAGCTTCTGAGAGCAAACAGAGGCAGCCCACGGCTGGCCCTGAGCCCAGGggcacggcactgccagcgggaATTGTCCTGAGCAATGCCAGAGGGTGCTGAACCCCAGCAATGTCTGTGTGTGCTGAGCCCCAGAAATGTCTGTGTGTGCTGAACCCCAATGTCTGTGTGTGCTGAACCCCAGCAGTGTGTGTGCTGAACCCCAGCAATGTCTGTGTGTGCTGAACCCCAATGTCTGTGTGTGCTGAACCccagcagtgtctgtgtgtgctgaACCCCAGCAATGTCTGTGTGTGCTGAACCCCAGCAGTGTGTCTGTGCTGAACCCCAGAAATGTCTGTATGTGCTGAACCCCAATGTCTGTGTGTGCTGAGCCCCAGCAATGTCTGTGTGTGCTGAACCccagcagtgtctgtgtgtgctgaACCCCAATGTCTGTGTGTACTGAACCCCAGCAGTGTCTGTGTGCTGAACCCCAGAAATGTCTGTgtgtgctgagccccagcagtgtctgtgtgtgctgaACCCCAATGTCTGTGTGTGCTGAACCCCCAGCATGCTGAGCCCTGAGAAATTCCCCTTGAAGTGCTGACCCTCAAGCAACACCCACATGTGCTGAACCCCAAGCGATGCCTGCGCATGCTGAGCCCCGAGTGAtgcctgtgtgtgctggggctCAAGCAGTGCCCGCGTGTGCTGAGCCCTGGGCGATTCCAGAGGGCGGGTGGATCTCCCCAGAGATGTTGAGAAGGCTCAGCCAGTGCCTGGAGCTGCAAGGCTGACATGGGGCTGGAAATTCGGCATCTTACTGAACACAGCGCTCGCTCTCTCGGATGCATCTTCAGCCCCACATCTCTGCTCAGACATGGGCACCAGCGCCAGGCTGGATCACCTGCAGTGAGTGCAAGGGGAAGGTGTCCACCCCGCTCCTGTCCCCAACATGAGTGGCAAGGCCAGCAGCTATTTTTActgctgggacacagcaggggtCTCCTGTCCTTGCACATTGCCTGTAACCTTACAGCTGCCCACAAGCCAAGGGCTCATGAGGCTCCAGAGTCCCCAGGTCCGGGGCAAACACAGGCATGGGCTTGTGTGGGTGTAAAGCATGGCAGTGGCACAGCAGCATCCCTCTGGCCTTACCCCCCTGCCACCGGGAACTGCTGCTCTCCACTTTAATATGAATTTTTCTCAAGGACTTGGTCTCAAACCTGGCTATGGTGCTCCTTGTGATGGATATTTCCCCTAAATAATGCAGTAGCAAAGCCAGCAGTGGACGATGCTGAACCAGCTTTCCCAGGCTGCGATGCTCACCCCGCTGATGGGCTGCAGGGGACCCTGACCCCAGACCCATCCCACCAGCCATGCTGCAGGGAGGGGTCCCCGAGCACCTCTGCTTCCAACACATCATACCGGCAGCATATTTTAGCCTCTGTGAAAACTCAGATGAACTAAACCCACTCTTTTTCTACCCTGCAAGCACTCGGTGTGCAGAGCTTTGCCCCAGgagcagattatttttattttttgcaggaCAGCTAAAAGGAAACCCCTTTGAAACTTCCCATGGACgaaagttttttctttcaaaaccaggGTTTTTCCCTCAGCGTGCAGCTGCTTTTGAAATCCCAGCTCCCTTTCCCATGCTTGAGGCATCCTGACCTTAATGTCCATTCCTGCTTCATCTCTCCCACCTCTTGCCCGGCACAGGAGACAGCCTCCCATGGCCAGGCAGCCAGTGCTGGGCCTGGGCAGTGACAGGCAGGCTGTGACAGCCCAGTCCTCTCCCACGGGAAGGTGAGCCACCTCAGGAAAACTCTGCCTGGtacactcctcctcctctctccattCCCCAATTTGCCTTCATTGTTCCTTTGTAaattgaaaaaacccaaacaaaaacaacaaaaaaaaaaccccacaaacaagccccccaaaaacctgcccaACCTCAACATCATCTGTACACAGTGAAAAAAGAAGAGTATAGCAACAGTCCAGGATGCTACATGTCCTTCTGAAACACAGGTTTGGGCAGTTTACCGATGGGAATGATGAAAATATTGTAAGTAATTCCTATAATCATCAATAGGATGTTTTAAGACAGTAAATCTCAGAGAGATTTTAGAGCAGGTTTCACAACTGCAAGGGTCAGTCgaaaaaaatcacttcccatTTCATACTTTCTTTCCTGAagcatatataaaaaagaaacagaaacactaATAAAAAGTTGCTTTTATGTCTGAGAAAATTAGCCCGGTCCCCTGATATATGCAACTTCTTAGGTTTTCTTTCTTATCTCATCTCATCTCTGCGCTGAGAGCACGATGACAATAGCAGCCAAGGATCAGGGACACCATCTTATGGCATGTGGGGGGAAAAGGGATGCTTCCACCAtggaaaataatgggaaaatatttctgtgcatctCTGCTAATAGCACGGTGCCCAGATCCATGGAGGGAGAGATACCAGTAACAGCATTGCCCATCACAATGTCCTGGCAAATGAGAACCCCTAATTTACTCCTCGTTTCCTTCCGAAGATGGACCAGCCTTCTCCTGTCTCCCACTGTCACCCTCCTTCCTGCAGCGAGAAACTTTCATACCTAGAAGGGAAAATAAAGGGATTTTATATATAACCCCAAATCCTCACATCAGCAGTAAATAAACGATGTCATCTTAAATGACAAAAGGAGGTACCACAAAAAATGGGACAAATGCAAAAGTTGTTTGTATAGCACATGGAGGTTTTTGCAGGTCTATGGGTTTAAATTACCTATGTTGTGCCCACCCCCACAAATCATTGGGCAAGGTATTGTAAAAGAGGTCAAAAAGACCTCTTGCAGTAAgatattgttattattttatagtatatatttttattatatatattctatatatgtTCTCTGATGTTCAATATAGTATATATATACTgtattataaaaaaatactagTTATTCTTTCAATAAACAGTGCATGCATATGTtgaaagcattaaaatatttaaagacagagagaagagcagaaaaacagGTATTTCAGGCATTGCAATGTAAAACTTCtgtaaatggattaaaaaaaaaaaattgtcagtctTTCCAGACTATCTCAGT of the Athene noctua chromosome 4, bAthNoc1.hap1.1, whole genome shotgun sequence genome contains:
- the CD8B gene encoding LOW QUALITY PROTEIN: T-cell surface glycoprotein CD8 beta chain (The sequence of the model RefSeq protein was modified relative to this genomic sequence to represent the inferred CDS: deleted 4 bases in 2 codons; substituted 1 base at 1 genomic stop codon) translates to MGLPPXCTPGLGTRRRRNCQAGSGRCCRCSLAAVGETSVPRRGRTSWGEASPTTKKTVGGKGKLAQNPSIIDSTTMAWLWLHLFACLQIPVFCTYLPLSQTPKHILAQANHKTEILCELKEEYAGVYWYRWSHVRQNFEFLIFSNLLGKVTYGTNISQDKFSVRGASFRTSYSLHINHLHASDNGTYYCSISQSSQLLLDSGTWLGVVDVLPLKTTQAPLSKKPMRCITKSKAADKKGACSPLVWVPLAIGVLVLLLSLVPTAHRLHRLRRRLWLRIHRQ